Proteins found in one Mytilus edulis chromosome 2, xbMytEdul2.2, whole genome shotgun sequence genomic segment:
- the LOC139513820 gene encoding uncharacterized protein, giving the protein MMALTAILLTFLFFVFKSGVADDSCEEIMLPMCRGLIGYTHTKLPNRFGHKHQRQVYRFLEPIWPFMDRGCSNNLRLFACGLTVPKCTTKGNTTKIELPCKETCFYSKKGCSKDMKSLGMKWPRKLKCKGLKRKKQKNCLKPYPRLKKKRQPIYAYCQKNTFPMCQNLTFDIGTLPNMFHQSRETEILTELEQYQRLADSQCHADLWFLICGVFRPYCIASNPFTLPCRELCEEVRGKCETTYRKLYGGLRWPAKLQCHRYPPASSQHTCVIPRDTALIKTTF; this is encoded by the exons ATGATGGCGTTGACGGCAAtcttattgacatttttattttttgtttttaaatctggtGTCGCTGATGATTCCTGTGAAGAAATTATGCTTCCAATGTGTCGTGGTCTCATAGGATATACTCATACTAAGCTGCCAAATCGTTTTGGGCATAAACACCAAAGACAAGTTTACAG GTTTCTGGAACCGATTTGGCCTTTTATGGACAGAGGCTGCTCTAACAATTTGAGACTGTTTGCTTGTGGACTAACAGTTCCAAAATGTACAACTAAAGGAAACACAACAAAAATAGAACTACCTTGTAAAGAAACTTGCTTTTACTCCAAGAAAGGCTGTAGTAAAGATATGAAAAGTCTCGGAATGAAATGGCCCAGAAAACTCAAATGCAAAGGACTTAAACGTAAAAAGCAAAAGAATTGTTTGAAGCCATACCCTAGGCTgaagaaaaaaagacaaccaATATACGCTTATTGTCAGAAGAATACATTTCCAATGTGCCAGAATTTAACCTTTGATATCGGTACCCTACCAAACATGTTTCATCAAAGCCGTGAAACAGAAATCTTGACGGAACTTGAACAATATCAGAGACTAGCTGATTCGCAGTGTCATGCTGATCTGTGGTTTTTGATTTGTGGAGTATTTAGGCCATATTGCATCGCCAGCAACCCGTTTACGTTGCCTTGTCGGGAACTGTGCGAGGAAGTCCGAGGTAAATGTGAGACAACGTATAGAAAGTTGTATGGTGGTCTTCGATGGCCTGCTAAACTACAGTGCCATAGATATCCGCCGGCTTCATCGCAACATACTTGTGTTATCCCTAGAGACACAGCTTTGATCAAAActactttttga
- the LOC139513821 gene encoding uncharacterized protein, producing the protein MSLHRMPHNLGWTKLLVKMSVGIMVAFSLLYMTRSQILHYEGRNNRQKTDVSVKSRLRQLYKERTTSNIPLDFTFIDNNWKLSKLCKPYKMFMNKSDFPLIRYTSDAGSVKIFTHSLDDGISSIINRTGAFEGKTINRILYELRLDPHLNLIDIGTNIGQHSIAAALIGRDSIAIDAAKSNIEHVCASADYLNIGSRITLIHNILSDTHGQREFRYSASNSDFGSIHVDSDGIWDKMKKQYDGYFKNNTVKQNSVTLDDLLNLPQIHKFKKVFVKLDVEGHEHRVLLGGKEFFKRLDVHGIIMEWAWHVKRQSADIIKSFMTEWKFKPFKISETKEFDLSAIHSDQWPQDVLWLPLKYLKF; encoded by the exons ATGTCCTTACAC AGAATGCCCCACAATCTAGGATGGACGAAACTGTTAGTAAAAATGTCTGTTGGGATTATGGTAGCGTTTAGCTTACTATACATGACACGATCTCAAATATTACACTATGAAGGTAGAAATAATAGACAGAAAACAGATGTTTCAGTGAAATCGAGGTTAAGACAACTATACAAAGAACGAACGACAAGTAATATTCCACTTGATTTTACGTTTATTGATAATAACTGGAAGTTATCTAAACTATGTAAACCATACAAAATGTTCATGAATAAGAGTGATTTCCCTTTAATTAGATATACATCAGATGCTGGTAGCGTGAAAATATTTACACACTCTTTAGACGATGGAATATCATCTATAATTAACAGAACAGGAGCTTTTGAAGGGAAGACAATAAACCGAATATTATATGAGTTGAGACTAGATCcacatttaaatttaattgatatagGAACAAATATTGGACAGCATTCTATAGCTGCAGCATTAATAGGGCGTGATTCGATTGCAATTGACGCTGCAAAATCAAATATCGAACACGTATGTGCGTCTGCCGATTATTTAAATATTGGATCGCGAATAACATTGATTCATAATATTTTGTCCGATACGCATGGGCAAAGGGAGTTCCGGTACAGTGCCAGCAACAGTGATTTCGGATCTATACATGTTGATTCTGATGGAATATGGGACAAAATGAAGAAACAATACGATGGATATTTTAAGAATAACACAGTCAAACAAAATTCCGTCACATTAGATGATCTTTTAAACCTTCCACAAATACATAAGTTTAAAAAGGTATTTGTTAAACTTGATGTTGAGGGTCACGAACACAGGGTGCTTTTAGGTGGAAAAGAATTTTTCAAAAGACTAGATGTGCATGGTATAATAATGGAATGGGCGTGGCATGTTAAGCGACAGTCAGCAGACATAATAAAATCTTTTATGACTGAATGGAAATTCAAACCATTTAAGATATCCGAAACTAAAGAGTTTGATCTAAGTGCAATACATTCTGACCAGTGGCCACAAGATGTTCTGTGGCTTCcattaaagtatttaaaattttga